The genomic region TTTCGGTTCTATGAATGGACCAGGTTTCAAAACTAAGTTAATAACTTCTAACACCTCCTTGTTTCATAGAACAAACTCTTCTTTATAATGTAGTTTAGGCTTTTcgtattgaataaaattcactTATCTcccatatataattaaaaaaaaaattctagcaccattaatataatattacttGCTAATGTGAAATCTTTcctattttctaaaaattatttaacgAGATCCATtcacaaaataagaaatatgCTATTTAAGTTTATAGGATGCCCCAAGCTAAGGTAATAATTGATGATACAATTTTCTTTGTAAATcaataaagtaataaattatcAGCTCTTTAAGCTTAGACTTATTTTAATGTTCCATCATACTAGAAATTATCGTATAAGTCTGTCTCATGGAGCAAGCCTCTTACTAGCTTGTGAACCCTACAAGTGTAAGATCCATAAATATGTGAGATGCCTATCccgtgaatttttttttttttgagagagataattacaacatgttgTTAACCTTGCAACTCGAACCCTTTCCCCCCCTAAACCCTCAAGTACTTTGTGCAtggggaggtgtcaattcaTTCATGAATTAGATGTACAAGATTCTATCTCTCTCAATATAGTGCCTATCGacgaattttcaaaaaatattttttaattgccaaaaaaaacttacaaaataaattatttttagtttttttgatttttttaaatgaaaaaaaaaattcaaaaaaaccttttttttttagaaacaataatacttattagaacatacACGAAAGTATATATACTAGtgttttaaagtgttttttttatagaaaattctcattttttttatacaagatagaaatccTACTCTAACTTATAAATTCTATAACCTAATCTAAGtttgtatgtgtgaatctccctcttagagacttgaacttcgGCCATAGCctcccacactctacaaatatatttgtgaaatatCCATCTAATTGATAGTATGTGAAAATAGCTTCATTCTAAAACTGTATTTTCTTCAAATAATCTTGgagaaaatatttaataaaagtataaaactatattttccattatatttgtaatttatttgaatctcgccccccacccaaaaaaaagaaaaaagaaaaaagaaaaaagaaaattgaaaccAAACAGCGGGCTCCAAACATGTAGGATAGATCtatcaaaatcaaaagcacctctctctctctctctctctctctctctctctctcaaattttcaaaaacccctaTTTATTAGAACTTTTACCTCTCACCACTATTCCCCGCCATCACTTGCCGCCACACACCACCATGGCCTTGGATCCCCAACCCactcccaccaccaccacaacaccaaccgcaaccaccaccaccaccacacgTCCTctcacaaacataaacacaaacataaacacaaacacatccCCTGCACAACCAGCAAGACCCGTGTACGTTCAAAACCCACATCCCCACCAGCACCAGCACCACCAAATCCCCCATTTGTACCCACAAGTCCGATCCCCAAACCCCACCCAACAAGGAATCCTCTACCCTGTTGCCTCCTCTGGCCGTGGCTTCATTCCGAAACCACCTCTTCAAAACTCTGTCACTGTTGCCGCCAACAACAATGTTACAACAACAGCAACCGCTGCTGCTACTACTGCTCCAagtggtgttggtgttggtgttgggtACCCACCTCGGCCTTTGGTCTCTTACCCTCAAGTCCATGTGATGAGGCCTCCTCTTCACCACTTACACCAGCAACACCCAACTTCTCAGCTCCCCTCTGCTACAAACCCCATCAAGGGCATTCCTATCTCTACGCACCAAAAGGTTccagctttttttcttttttgggcttttttgcTTAATGGGTTTTGACTGTTTGGTAAAGAAATTTGAtgggttggttttggttttctttgaatTTCGTTTGTTTTGTATGTTCAATTGGGGTTTATGCGTGATGGGTGTTGTTTGTTTCTTCAAAACATATGGAAAACTTTGATGGGTTGCTTTTGGtttctcattttttgtttgttttctatgTTCAATTTGGGATTTTTCGTGATGGGTTGCTTTGGATTTATcgtattttgtttgttttctgtGTTGAATTGGGGTTTATGCTTGATGGGTAAGgctttttttaatcaaaattatatCAACAAAATTTGTGGCTTGCTTTGGTTTCTCatgatttgtttgttttctatGTTCAATTGGGATTTTTTGTGATGGGTagtgtttatataaaaaatgtatgaGCAGCTTTAATTGGTTGCTTCTggtttctaatattttgtttgtttctgcTTTCAATTGGATTTGTGAGTGATGGGTAGtgtttaattatcaaaattaattcTGAAAATTATGTGGTTTGCTTTggtttatcattatttttttgttttctgtgtACAATTGGGATTTTTGAGTGATGGGCACTAGTTCGATATTTTCATCTTCATGAGCTCCATAACTGTTAGATAGGCTTGATTTTTATGCTGACATTGGCATGGTCAGACATGGGAATTCAGTGGCAATAGATAAAAACAATACCGCAGATATTGATTGTCTTCTCCTTGTTTTAGGTTGCTCCTCCAACTTCAGTTTCTGACTATAATGGCTATAAGGATCCCAGGTAACTTCTTTATAAGACATCATCGTTTTTCTTTCATTAATGCATATATGTGCAGATTAATTGATCTCTTGTGGTGCTTTATGTAGGGACAAAAGTTTGGATGCTTTCTCTAGAGGCAAAACTGTAGACGAGTCTTTGTACACGATCAGAGATCGAAAAGTAAGcatatgcttttttttcttttttttttgttgttgattggATGTATATTTGCATCATGCATGCAGAAGGAACATGCACGACTTGATTCAGTATCACTGAAAATAGCTACCTGAGATATTGGTTTTTCAATTGTTCAAAAACTTTGGTTATGTTGTTCAAAGGATGCATTTTATTTACTAATTGTGGGATGCAAGATGCATGTGCAATGGGTTGATAAGAAAATTATTCTGTGTAATTTGAAGTACATTTGTCCCTACCCcctttccaaaaagaaaaagaagcaaaaactcTGTAAGAACTTATCTCATTGCTTGGCTCATTTCTATTCCCTGTTACATCTCTGACCACCAAAGGTGAGCTGAGTAGGTTTGtttaaaatcaatataaaattttaactttcaCAGTTCTGAACttacaaaagaaaaggagaaaaaacacATGTTGATAAACAGAGAGAGAAGCACATGATACTTccccaaaaaaggaaaatcaataCGAGGGAAGTTACAGAAGGGAATAGAGTTTTGGACATTTAGTGAGACATGAGATATAGAGGCTGAAGCAACTTCATGTAATAGCTAGAAGGggaaaggatttttttttacagaatttctattttcattGTTTAGAATAGATGGAATCGTTaaagtgtttggattttgtttggAAGGAAACCTGCTCTGCTTATCTTCTGctaaaattttttggaattggCTGAACTAGATTTAGCTAAAGAGGAGTATTCATTTTGAACccttgtttgattttattttggaaaaaaaccatcaatattAATATAAATCTGTCTTATATTCAAATATCACTCATTGCAAATCAGGagatacaaatatatttaatgCTGTCCTATTGCCATCCCTATCTCACTCGATTACCTCACCATCCAAAACTATAAAGCGGATAagaagagagataaaaaaatcttatgttagtgtctattatttttgttaatttggagTGTTAATCgttttaaatttttggtgtACTGTTTATTATAACTAAAATGTCGACTTGAATTAACATTTTGGCCTTTCATCATGACACATTTGTTGCTGCTTATGTTTGTAGGTCAATATAACACCAGATGCTTCTCTATATGCACTTTGTCGATCATGGTTGAGGAATGGTATCTCTGAAGAATTTCAGGTTTGCATAATTTTGGATGGGGATTTTTCTTATAATGCGTTTGGAGTATGCTGTGTTTTTCATTCACTTTTACGTCAATGTTATTACTCGTAAGCAATCTCTGTGTAGATTCTTAATGTAGCTATCAACTTTTACATGTTAATCTTATgtattaaaacaaattttgcATGTGCAGATTCTCTttatgcaattttatttttgttagctTTTATGCTAATGCCAGTTTCTTATTAATCAATATTTACATATTGACATGTGCATGTGCATCATTAGCTAAGAATATAGGAGGTAATGTAAATTTATTGCATATTTGATTTCAAAGAGCTTATACAGAGATGTGAGTATAATGTCATTTTAGAATGCTACTACCAATAGCCTTTTGATTCAGTACTGATCTTTTGTAGACTTCACTACAAACTTGGAGACACTGTTTTGTGCATGTGGCCAACTTTGACTAATCTTGTTGAAAATCCATAGTCAACCCCAAAAAATCTAAGACTAAAGCTTTTTTGTTGTTCTCTTTTTTGAGTATATTCAATAAAGTtctatactctctctctctctctctatatatatatataattcagaCCTATCTAGTCTTATTTTCTGTTCAGTACAGCCATTTCCCCACTATCTAAACTCGCATTTTTTGTTGTCATCCTCTTTTCTTTGTAATGTTTTTTAACTTGAATCAGATCGCACCTTATTGTTGTGGGCTCATTTATGGGCACCGTGTGTGCCTCCTAACATAATTTTGAAGATGCTGCTGAAATGATTGATAGTTTCAGCTTtctttgagaataaaaaattatagtacaTATTTTCACTTTAACTCATTTTCTAGTTTATAATTCTACTATATGTGTATGATGACGTCTCCCCTGCTGTTTCTAATTCTCATCTTGTACCTAGTGGATTTCTAGCATGTAATGGTAGATGATTTAAGTTGATGATCAATATAAATCCTTTAGTTGAACCTTCATCAATGTTGTTGTTGAAGAATATCAAGAGTGTTTTAAGGAACTCCTCtctataaattttgtattagCAGTTCAGTGAAGCTGGCAATCAactgaatttttgtgatttccTTGTAACTGCTTTTAAGAACATTGTTACACCAATTCAATTAAAGTTTATGTGGATTGTGCTCTTTGGTTTACTTTTCATCAATTGGGCCTTAAAAGTTGGTTGCATGAGTTAATGCTTTGTAAATTCATTTTTCCCAATTGGCAGCCACAATATGGGGATGTTGTGAGGCCTTTCCCAAAACCTTTGCCTATATCCACGGCAAGCACTCATCCgtcaaagaaaaaggaaggtgaagaagaagaagaagaagaagatgaggaggtTGGCTTATCTGATCATTATTATCATGAtctttataattataattgttatttttatcgTTTTCTATATAATCATTGTTTTTAACAACCAAAGAACTATCAGTATTATTGTCATAACAATAATGGGGTTTCCTAAATGAAAATGCCGTAGTGATCATTGTTATCGATGATCAATTATCTATTTCTGTTTATGTATTCATTTGGTATGGTGGGTTATTAGATGAGCCCTGAATCCTTTAaccataattttgttttgggggCATTCCTTAAAAATGCCACTGTTATCATGAAATGATGTACTTCATGTTTTAAACTGAGGATAAAGCTATATTTTCAATTGCAGATTAGTGAGATGATTTTGAACTTATTTGTATTTAACAATTTAATGACAAGTTGACGtagatttatgaaaaattatatagttcTATTTAATACGTATATGTTACAGAGTTGAATATGTATGTTACTGAATCTTCAGTCTTTTTTGGATGTTTAAGACTTTGGTGTGTTTGGGCCCAGCTTATCTGCTAAAagctttttgctttttgtctCAGCTTTTTTTTGCAAGTAacctaacttttagttttttttttttttttggaaataagatatatatatatacacaacatatatatatatatatctatctttTGATAAACACTACGCAAATAAGCTACTAGAAATAAGCTGCTAAATACTACAGGCTTAGGAACTTAAGTGAGGCTCTATTCTTATTTATCCATTTTCTAAACCTAAAATTCTGGTAAGTGTAGATACACATCTGCCTCCTTCAACACTAACTTGTTTGTTTCTGCTTTCAGGGTGACGAATCTGTTGAGGATTTATCACCGAAAGATCTGTTAAAGAGACACGTTAAGCATGCTAAAAAGGTTCGAGCGCGGTAAGTTTCTCTGTTCCCTATGGTATTGGTACCATTTTTGTAATTGCAACAAATAACATAGCTATTTAATGTTTTGATGTAGATTAAGGGAAGAGCGGTTACGACGAATTGCGAGGTATAAGAGTAGGCTTGCTCTTCTCCTTCCTCCCCTTGTAGAACAGTTCAGAAATGATACAGCTGCTAGAAACTGATGCACTTTGAACACGCATTATTGTCAACATTGGGGTATCCTCATGAGATGCATGCAAAGGCAGTAGATCAGTGTTTCAGGAACGACGAGAAAGTGAAAGTACTCAAATATGTTGGCAGGCTTTGATGATCAAGATTTAAGCAGACGATAGGAAAACCATTAGCGTCATATGCTTATGAATATACATAGAAATGTTGTCtttggtaaaatttttacaaaccaGAGTGCAAAAATTGTTCTCTTCTgtgtaattaattaaattttttgttcaaagaTGTTTTCTACTTCCTTAGAAACCCCCAGTCATTTGGTAGTAACAAACTTTGTCTTCTCTTGACGATTATAAATTCAAGGGCTGAgttcttgtttgttttgtttgtgtttttttccccttgaatAAAGCAAGGGGGCGACTATCCAAGGTTAACCTACTTGGGTGTGGGACTATATATGGAATCAATGTTTGAATGATCTGGATGGactgtgtgtgtgcgcgtgcgTGCACACGTGTTTGAACTCAAGTTCTCTTATGGGAGAATTGTGTCATAAGGTTTTTAGCCTCCTTGAGTGCTGTGTAGCGAAGAATTTTATTTCAGCCTTTAATCATTTGGTGAGTTATAGAAAGTCTGTTATTAGCTTCATGTTCGAAAGTAGTACAATTCTTTGGTCCCAAAGCAAGAGGCCTTGATTCGTCCACAGGTATAACTAATTCAACGACCAACCTTTGAAGAAGATGCTTACCCTCTTCCTAATGCAAAAACAAGATATTGACTCAATAATGGAATCATGGCAATTTCTAATCAAATCAGGTTAATCCCAATTATAAAATGGGGAGAAGCTTAAACAAAAAACCATCAACACACTTATCATATACCCGTTGGGATCTTGTCCCTTTAGAAACCCATCCCATCATCCAAATACCATGCTGAATATCTAAGAAACCATGTCCATGTTCTCTTCTATGATCTATCCTAGCTTTcatcttttgataaaaaaaaaaaaaaaaaaaaaaaactatcaattcgtctattagagcatccacattggtggGGCCATAAATTTAGTAATAAGGCTTtacaaaaaactactttatctattttatcttttcattttacaaaacatccaatatcagtagttttattttagcttttaacacaataaaacaatataaattcTACTATAAAATAATATCTTCACTACAAAGTAGTGTGaacacataaataaaataatatattaatataaattaGTGTGAGtacataatttaataatatttttttttacctatgaACATTGTAACTGTGgagctaaattttttggtttagaCTCCACCCATGTAGcataaatttgtatttgatggtgctaaaaaaaaaaaaaagttttttaacaTCATCGATACTAATGCTTTTTTAAGTTAGATCCATTCATCTATTATAAGTTAGTgccacaaaatataaaatatcttTATATACTCGTGAGAGAGGCGCCCCGTAAGATAAACATATAAGTTACtgtctcaaaaaaagaaaaagaaaaagaaaaaaaaaaaaaggtcgtAACAAGGGAATAGAGAAATTTATAACCGcataaaaaacagatttttacGGTTTTATAAAGAAATTTTGTACCCCTCAAGAGTGaaaatttctctctcattcATCACtgatttacatatttattcgCTAATATGTGATTTGCTCTTGAAAATGTCATCAGGTGCATAGATTTCTAGAGAGTTCTTAACCTTGGACTTGACCCTTCCTTAAGTCTAGGAAAAGTACCCAAGCAAACGAAAACATTCCTGTCAGCCCCCACAACTCACGAAGCTCGAACGTTAAATAGTGTCCTATTGTAGTCTCAGTCTGCCACTCCCAACTCAGAAAGTCAACAGAGTCTTCCTTTCTCTGCAACTCACTCTGA from Castanea sativa cultivar Marrone di Chiusa Pesio chromosome 11, ASM4071231v1 harbors:
- the LOC142614470 gene encoding uncharacterized protein LOC142614470; protein product: MALDPQPTPTTTTTPTATTTTTTRPLTNINTNINTNTSPAQPARPVYVQNPHPHQHQHHQIPHLYPQVRSPNPTQQGILYPVASSGRGFIPKPPLQNSVTVAANNNVTTTATAAATTAPSGVGVGVGYPPRPLVSYPQVHVMRPPLHHLHQQHPTSQLPSATNPIKGIPISTHQKVAPPTSVSDYNGYKDPRDKSLDAFSRGKTVDESLYTIRDRKVNITPDASLYALCRSWLRNGISEEFQPQYGDVVRPFPKPLPISTASTHPSKKKEGEEEEEEEDEEGDESVEDLSPKDLLKRHVKHAKKVRARLREERLRRIARYKSRLALLLPPLVEQFRNDTAARN